The following coding sequences lie in one Myxococcus xanthus genomic window:
- a CDS encoding S8 family serine peptidase: MERAPIQEFSAAYLRGYRDSVVQLVDRLLADGGVAVERFAPAALRAVDELDATWGLHATRVLASQFTGKGIKVAVLDTGFGPHPDFANRNFLTASFVPGQDVTDGNGHGTHCIGTACGFRPTTRGPRYGIACEADILVGKVLGDDGSGTDGGILAGINWAVTQGADIISMSLGAPVLPGQSFSTIYDRVAQRAMMRGTLIVAAAGNESRRPSDIKPVAHPANCPHIAAVAAVDMNLLVAWFSCGEVNPNGGEVNLAAPGVDVFSSYPLPPNYKRMSGTSMATPHVAGIAALFAQATNLRGMALWNAIAKSVQRLPLPARDIGRGLVQAP; encoded by the coding sequence ATGGAAAGGGCACCCATCCAGGAGTTCTCCGCAGCGTACCTGAGAGGTTACAGGGATTCCGTCGTTCAGCTCGTGGACCGATTGTTGGCGGATGGCGGCGTCGCTGTAGAGCGGTTCGCGCCGGCGGCTCTGCGGGCGGTGGACGAGCTCGACGCCACCTGGGGCCTTCATGCGACGCGGGTTCTTGCCTCGCAGTTCACGGGCAAGGGAATCAAGGTGGCTGTGCTGGATACCGGCTTCGGTCCCCACCCGGACTTCGCCAACCGGAACTTCCTCACGGCTTCTTTCGTCCCGGGCCAGGACGTGACGGATGGGAACGGCCACGGTACGCATTGTATCGGGACTGCTTGTGGCTTCCGGCCCACCACGCGGGGACCGCGCTACGGAATTGCTTGCGAGGCCGACATCCTCGTGGGGAAGGTGCTGGGCGATGATGGCTCTGGCACGGACGGCGGAATCCTTGCTGGTATCAACTGGGCCGTGACGCAGGGCGCCGACATCATCTCGATGTCGTTGGGCGCACCGGTGTTGCCCGGACAGTCCTTCAGCACGATTTATGACCGGGTGGCCCAGCGAGCGATGATGCGCGGTACATTGATTGTCGCCGCGGCGGGCAACGAGAGCCGGCGCCCCAGTGACATCAAGCCCGTCGCGCATCCCGCGAACTGCCCCCATATCGCGGCCGTGGCCGCCGTCGACATGAACCTCCTGGTGGCCTGGTTCTCGTGCGGAGAGGTGAATCCCAACGGAGGCGAGGTGAACCTTGCCGCTCCCGGCGTCGACGTCTTCTCGTCTTATCCTCTGCCGCCCAACTACAAGCGGATGTCGGGAACGAGCATGGCCACGCCACATGTCGCGGGTATCGCCGCATTGTTCGCCCAGGCGACGAACCTGAGGGGGATGGCTTTGTGGAACGCCATCGCCAAGTCGGTGCAGCGCCTCCCGCTTCCCGCTCGAGACATCGGCCGGGGGCTCGTCCAGGCCCCTTGA